In a single window of the Gossypium hirsutum isolate 1008001.06 chromosome D02, Gossypium_hirsutum_v2.1, whole genome shotgun sequence genome:
- the LOC107936218 gene encoding uncharacterized protein, translated as MSHQQRKILTPGICRKRKEREAFYSFKPSVPVQSSVYTNPKSPPQPNCSNRLLAGYMAHEFLTRGTLLGQKFDPDRSEAVPMVGSLAGPRKVKTGTEPNGKKECPSYAEVASVLKGDGAHIPGIVNPTQLASWIQM; from the coding sequence atgagTCATCAACAGCGTAAGATTTTGACACCTGGGATCTGTAGAAAGCGTAAAGAACGAGAAGCTTTTTATTCCTTTAAACCGTCCGTTCCGGTTCAATCCTCGGTTTATACGAATCCAAAATCCCCGCCCCAACCTAATTGCTCGAACCGGCTCTTAGCTGGCTACATGGCGCATGAGTTCTTGACGAGGGGAACGTTGTTGGGTCAAAAATTCGATCCGGATCGATCGGAGGCGGTTCCGATGGTCGGCTCATTGGCTGGACCGCGAAAGGTCAAGACGGGAACCGAACCGAATGGTAAGAAAGAGTGCCCGAGCTATGCTGAGGTGGCAAGCGTTTTGAAGGGCGATGGGGCCCACATTCCGGGGATTGTTAATCCTACCCAGCTGGCCAGCTGGATACAGATGTGA
- the LOC107936232 gene encoding glycine-rich cell wall structural protein-like, with protein sequence MVRDYILNGMIQGLMGRWWVEQVARRQKQMAARSRCGARVSVSETLVWLGLTYWAGGNGFGAWDKGRFYGGHGVARDGIGGTGNGVGFGGTRTSVVGGGIGAGTGSDGAEARAGIGIGIKKRDGVGAGGGIGGAGGGGTGGAGGGGTGTGIGGGGAGARTGSDGVGAGIGIGGGGTRTKNGDGVGYGAGGGTGGARGVGGDGTGTGSGIGTGTGTGTGGETGAGGGGTGAGTGGGGGGTGTRAGTGGIGTGIGGGGIGTGGSGAGAGTGIGIGGGFGASFGFRRSGVRASFGAGFGLGRGGTETGAGTESGGASGVGKASGGGTGGVGAEGENGDGENRYH encoded by the exons ATGGTAAGAGACTACATTCTCAATGGGATGATCCAG GGGCTGATGGGACGGtggtgggtggagcaggtggcgcGACGTCAGAAGCAGATGGCTGCCAGGAGCAGGTGCGGTGCTAGGGTTTCAGTCTCTGAAACCCTAGTCTGGCTTGGACTTACCTATTGGGCTGGG GGAAATGGCTTTGGAGCTTGGGACAAGGGTAGGTTCTATGGTGGGCATGGTGTAGCTAGAGATGGTATTGGTGGAACTGGAAATGGAGTTGGTTTTGGTGGAACTAGAACTAGTGTAGTTGGAGGTGGTATTGGAGCTGGAACTGGATCTGATGGAGCTGAAGCTAGAGCTGGAATTGGAATTGGAATTAAAAAAAGAGATGGAGTTGGAGCTGGAGGTGGAATTGGTGGAGCTGGTGGTGGTGGAACTGGTGGAGCTGGTGGTGGTGGAACTGGAACTGGAATTGGTGGTGGTGGAGCTGGAGCTAGAACTGGATCTGATGGAGTTGGAGCTGGAATTGGAATTGGTGGTGGTGGAACTAGAACTAAAAATGGAGATGGAGTAGGTTATGGAGCTGGAGGTGGAACTGGTGGAGCTAGAGGAGTTGGTGGTGATGGAACTGGAACTGGTAGTGGAATTGGAACTGGAACTGGAACTGGAACTGGTGGTGAAACTGGAGCTGGTGGTGGTGGAACTGGAGCTGGaactggtggtggtggtggtggaacTGGAACTAGAGCTGGAACTGGTGGAATTGGAACTGGAATTGGTGGTGGTGGAATTGGAACTGGTGGTAGTGGAGCTGGAGCTGGAACTGGAATTGGAATTGGTGGTGGTTTTGGAGCTAGTTTTGGTTTTCGTCGTAGTGGAGTTAGAGCTAGTTTCGGAGCTGGTTTTGGTTTGGGTCGTGGTGGAACTGAAACTGGAGCTGGAACTGAAAGTGGTGGAGCTAGTGGAGTTGGAAAAGCTAGTGGTGGTGGAACTGGTGGAGTTGGAGCTGAAGGTGAAAATGGCGATGGTGAAAATAGATACCATTGA